Genomic DNA from Acidobacteriota bacterium:
CCCTCGGAATCTTCCGGGCGCTGTTCGCGAATCTCCGCTCCGGCGGCGTTCGAGAGGGCGGATCGACCCTGACCCAGCAGCTCGTCAAGAACTACTACCTGACGGGCGAGCAGAGCTACCGGCGGAAGATCCTCGAAGCGTTCATGGCCGTGATCCTCGAAGCCCGCTACAGCAAGAACGAGATTCTGTCGGCATACCTCAACGACATCTACCTCGGCCGCGATCAGTCGATCTCGATCATCGGAGTCGGACAGGCCTCCCGCTTCTATTTCGGCAAGCCGGTCTCCGAGATCGGCATTTCCGAGTCGGCTCTGCTCGCATCGATGATTCCCTCGCCGAACAATTACTCCCCGTTCGAAGCGCCGGACACGGCAAAGAAGCGAAGGGATCGCGTGCTGAAACGAATGCTCGACGCGGGAGAGATCACCGAGGAGGAGTACGAGGAAGCGGTCGAAACCGCCCTTCCCGAAGCACCGGATCGCACACGGCGGAACCTCGGATCGATCCCGTTCTTCGTCGACGCGGTCATCAGGGAGCTGCAGGAGAACTACGGAATTGACGATCCGGCCGGTCAGGGGCTGTCAGTCTACACGACCATCGATCTCGGCTGGCAGGAAGCGGCCGCGACGCGGCTCAAAACCGGTCTGGAGCGGCTCGCCCGTACGGTTCCCGAGATCCGGTCGCGTCCCGAGCCGGTGCAGGGGGCGCTCATCGCGGTCGACGTCCCCAGCGGCGAGATCAGGGCGCTCGTCGGCGGGCGCGACTTCGAGATCAGCCAGTTCAATCGTGCGCTCTCCGCCGAACGCCAGGTCGGCTCGCTGTTCAAGCCCTTCATCCTCCTCGCAGCGTTCGAGCCGAGCCTGTCGAAGCAGAACATCACCCCGGCCACTCAGGTGAAGGACGAGCCGTTCACCTACAAACGCCGATTCGCACGCGACTGGTCGCCGAAAAATTACGAGGGCGCCTACTACGGTGTCGTCACCGTCCGGCAGATGCTCGAAAAGTCGATGAACACTGCTTCAGTCAGGCTCGGTCTCGCTACGGGGCTCGATGCGGTCATCAGGGCGGCAAAGGCCGTCGGCATCGAGGCGGAGCTCGACGAGGTTCCAGCGCTCTTCCTGGGGTCTGCCGATATTCCGCCCATTCAGATGGCCGAGGCCTACACGACGATCGCGCGCATGGGATCGAGAATCCCTCTGCATACCGTCCGTTACATCGTCGACGAGGATGGTGACGTGGTCAAAGGCGAGGTCGATTCGCTTCAGGTCTTTCCCGAGCGCGACGCATATCTCGTCGTCGACGTCATGAAGGGTGTCGTCGATCGCGGAACAGCCGCGGGAGTCAGGGCTTCGGGTTTCAGAGCTCCCGCTGCTGGCAAGACAGGGACGACGAACGACAGGCGCGACTCGTGGTTCATCGGCTTCACTCCCGACATCCTGGCGCTCACATGGGTCGGGTTCGACGACAACGCTCCGATCGGCGTTTCGGGATCCGAGGGTGCACTGCCGATCTGGACCAGCTTCATCAGGGATGTCGCGGATGGAAACCGCGACTTCGCCGTCCCCCCCGGCATCACGTTCGTGACCATCGACCGGACGACGGGACAGCTCGCCAGTCCATACTGCCCGGAAAACGTGCAGATTTCCGAAGCCTTCAAGAGCGGCACGCAACCAGCCCTCACCTGTCAGAAACATCTGCGTCCCGAGCCTGAGCTCCCCGATCTGGAGTTTCCGAGCTTCGAGGATCTGATGGGCGAAGGAATCGAGGGGACGGGCGACGTGCTCGAGGGCGGGATCTTCCGCACGGAACCGGGCGAGGAACAGCAGCAGACGCCCTCGCAGCCGCGACCGATCGAGGAGCCACCCCGAATGGAGCGGCGCCAGCCGCTTCCGGTTGACACCTCGGGATCGCGGCGCGAAGTCGAGCGGCAGCGAGAGCCTCCACCCCGGGATCAGCCTCAGGATGAGCCGCCAGATGAGCCGCCGGACGACGAGGAAGATCCCCCCTCATCGGAAAGCTCACGACCGAATGAGTCGATGTCCCTGGTGCGCTGAGAAGGTCCCGCGTGGAGAAGGGCTGTGCCCGACCTGTGGGCGAGCGGTCATCGACGACCACGGGCGACCTCTCCGCCGGCTCGATCTCGTCTACGAGGAAACCGTTGCCTGGCAGAAGAGAACGGCGAACGAGCTTCTCCTCTGGGGCAGCATCGCATTTGCGGTCGCTTCGCTCGCCGTACCGCTGACGAATGTCGCGGCGCCTGTCGCCGCAGCGTTTCTTCTCGTGACGCAGATGGTCGTGCTCCGGCTCGTGCTCGCGCGGAGGGCGATGCTGCTTCTCAGCGCCCGCAGGAGGATGTTCGTCCGGTGGATCACCCGGCTCGGGCTCATCGTCGCGGGCACGGTGGGCTATGGCGCGACTCTGGCCCCGATCGTCGGAGCCGGGGCAGGCGGGCTCACCTTCGCGCTCCTCACCTTCGCAACCCACCGCTACATTCTTCGTAGTCTGAGGAAGGAAAAGGAGAGGGAACCGCCCGAGCTGTGGGAGAAGCTCGTTCTGCTGCTACTCGCACTCATTCTGACCTTCATTCTGATTTCATTGCTTGCAATGGGATACGCGATCGGGTGGTTCACGCATTCGATGACCAACATCGGATAAGGAGGCCGGAGATGAAGATACTGACACTGCTGACCGCATTCGGACTCGCCACAGGCGCCGGGGCAAAGGCGTTCGTGCCTGTCCTTCTGCTGGGGCTCTTCCACTACACGGTCTGGTTCGATCTTTCGGAGGACTACCTCTGGATCGCCCACCCGGTCGTGATCTCCATCCTCGCCGTCCTGGTCATCGTCGAGCTGTGGGTCGACGCTCATCCCGATCTCGGCGGCGCTTCCGCGATCGTCGGCTATCTGTCGAAATTCATCGCCGGGTTCATCGCGGTGGCTGCCGTCGTGGGACAGCTTGATCCGGAGATCACCGAGCTCGCGGGCTCGGGGCTTCTCGGAGGGGTGACGGCGATTACCGTTCACGGCGCCCGAAACGCGATCAGAAGACCGATGCGGGAATCAGCCGAGATCGCGCACGAATCGGTCGGGAAGATTTTTTCGGCCGGAGAGGCGGCGACCGCAGCCACGATCAGTGCGGCGGCCATCCTCTCCCCGTTCGCAGGACTCGCCGCAATTGCGCTCGCCATCGTGTCGGGGGTGCTCTTATGGCGCATTGGAAGCCGGCGAAGTCCGTGTGGCGCCTGCGGGGCCATGATCCGTTCTCAGGCGCTGGTCTGTCCCTCGTGCGGGGCGAGAACCGCGTGGTGATGGCGAGGCCGATTCGTTAGACTGCCACCGGAGGAACAATGTCAGACAGCGTTTACAAGCTTGTGGAAGTCGTGGGCACCTCGTCCGAGTCGTTCGCAAAGGCGGCTGACCGGGCCGTCCGAAAAGCTTCGAGTACGCTCCACAACCTCGACTGGTTCGAGGTCACCGAAATGAGAGGAAGAATCAGCGACGGAGCAGTGGCCGAATACCAGGTCAAGCTCAAGGTCGGGTTCCGGCTCGATTGAGCGGTTCGCCATTCGGGCTCCGAGCTGTGATTTAATCGGGGAGTGAAGGACCGGTTCCATCACGAGTGCGGCGTTTTCGGGGTGATCGATCATCCCGACGCCGCGAACCTCGCCTACCTCGGGCTGTACGCGCTCCAGCATCGTGGACAGGAGAGCGCCGGGATCGCCTCGATGTCGACCGCCTCGGTCCCCTCGGGCGCCAATATCGGACCCCCCGCGGGTTCCGACGGAACGGGCGAGCACTTCGTTCAGCAGGGCAGACCGCAGATCCACCTCGAGCGCGACATGGGCTATGTCGCCGACGTCTTCGACAAAGAGCGACTCGACCGGCTGCCGGGTGAAGTGGCCATCGGTCACGTTCGTTACTCGACCGCGGGCGGATCCCTCCTCTGCAACGCGCAGCCGCTCGTCGC
This window encodes:
- a CDS encoding PBP1A family penicillin-binding protein, with translation MRMPSRGTVFRTIAWSVVILAIVMVVSAGLLYYQATKRFEIRRVSLPTLIYTDATPLRPGVETTADQLEARLQRLGYRAVEEPSKEGEYNREGTTFAIWGRSFDYPDGDREGGLYTVNLAGGAIESVTNGPEGAPVETAILEPELLTSILSDRLENRSPVTLEQIPEHLQDAVIVAEDVRFRRHAGVDPLGIFRALFANLRSGGVREGGSTLTQQLVKNYYLTGEQSYRRKILEAFMAVILEARYSKNEILSAYLNDIYLGRDQSISIIGVGQASRFYFGKPVSEIGISESALLASMIPSPNNYSPFEAPDTAKKRRDRVLKRMLDAGEITEEEYEEAVETALPEAPDRTRRNLGSIPFFVDAVIRELQENYGIDDPAGQGLSVYTTIDLGWQEAAATRLKTGLERLARTVPEIRSRPEPVQGALIAVDVPSGEIRALVGGRDFEISQFNRALSAERQVGSLFKPFILLAAFEPSLSKQNITPATQVKDEPFTYKRRFARDWSPKNYEGAYYGVVTVRQMLEKSMNTASVRLGLATGLDAVIRAAKAVGIEAELDEVPALFLGSADIPPIQMAEAYTTIARMGSRIPLHTVRYIVDEDGDVVKGEVDSLQVFPERDAYLVVDVMKGVVDRGTAAGVRASGFRAPAAGKTGTTNDRRDSWFIGFTPDILALTWVGFDDNAPIGVSGSEGALPIWTSFIRDVADGNRDFAVPPGITFVTIDRTTGQLASPYCPENVQISEAFKSGTQPALTCQKHLRPEPELPDLEFPSFEDLMGEGIEGTGDVLEGGIFRTEPGEEQQQTPSQPRPIEEPPRMERRQPLPVDTSGSRREVERQREPPPRDQPQDEPPDEPPDDEEDPPSSESSRPNESMSLVR
- a CDS encoding DUF4126 family protein gives rise to the protein MKILTLLTAFGLATGAGAKAFVPVLLLGLFHYTVWFDLSEDYLWIAHPVVISILAVLVIVELWVDAHPDLGGASAIVGYLSKFIAGFIAVAAVVGQLDPEITELAGSGLLGGVTAITVHGARNAIRRPMRESAEIAHESVGKIFSAGEAATAATISAAAILSPFAGLAAIALAIVSGVLLWRIGSRRSPCGACGAMIRSQALVCPSCGARTAW
- a CDS encoding dodecin family protein, encoding MSDSVYKLVEVVGTSSESFAKAADRAVRKASSTLHNLDWFEVTEMRGRISDGAVAEYQVKLKVGFRLD